In one Hypanus sabinus isolate sHypSab1 unplaced genomic scaffold, sHypSab1.hap1 scaffold_371, whole genome shotgun sequence genomic region, the following are encoded:
- the LOC132388647 gene encoding zinc finger protein 229-like, translating to MAHQRVYTGERPFTCSVCGKGFTQSSDLMDHQRVHTGERPFTCWDCRKGFTCSSKLNVHQRVHTGERPFTCSDCGKGFTRSSDLLTHQSVHTGEWPFTCSDCGKGFTRSSDLLAHQSVHSGERPFTCSDCGKRFSHSSTLQRHKRLHTGERPFTCSDCGKGFTRSPDLLAHQSVHTGEWPFTCLDCGKGFTRTSKLKEHQRVHTGDRPFTCSDCGKGFTRSSKLKEHQRVHNGERPFTCSECGKGFIQSSHLLVHQLVHTGEQPFTCSDCGKGFTCPSKLKVHQRGHTGERPFTCTECGKGFTQSSHLQVHRSVHTGERPFTCSDCGKGFKSSSHLKVHQRLHTGERPFTCSDCGKGFIQSFHLQTHQSVHTGESPFTCSDCGKGFTFPSQVKVHQQIHTGERPFTFSDCGKGFTQSSHLQRHQRVHTG from the coding sequence atggctcaccagcgagtttacactggggagaggccattcacctgttcagtctgtgggaagggattcactcagtcatctgacctaatggatcaccagcgagttcacactggggagaggccgttcacctgttggGACTGTcgtaagggattcacttgctcatctaaactgaatgttcaccagcgagttcacactggggagaggccattcacctgctcagactgtggtaagggattcactcggtcatcggACCTActcacacaccagtcagttcacactggggagtggccgttcacctgctcagactgtgggaagggattcactaggtCATCCGACctgctggcacaccagtcagttcacagtggggagaggccattcacctgctcagactgtgggaaaagattcagtcATTCATCCACCTTACAGAGACATAAGCgacttcacactggagagaggccattcacctgctcagactgtgggaagggattcactcggtcacccGACCTGCTGgcgcaccagtcagttcacactggggagtggccattcacctgcttagactgtgggaaaggattcactcggacatctaaactgaaggaacatcagagagttcacactggagacaggccattcacctgctcagactgtgggaagggattcactcggtcatctaaactgaaggaacatcagagagttcacaatggggagaggccgttcacatgctcagagtgtgggaagggattcattcagtcatcccacctactggtacaccagttagttcacactggggagcagccgttcacctgctcagactgtgggaagggattcacttgcccATCTAAACTGAAAGTACATCAAcgaggtcacactggggagaggccattcacctgcacagagtgtgggaaaggattcactcagtcatcacaTCTACAAGTACAtaggtcagttcacactggggagaggccattcacctgctcagactgtgggaagggattcaaatcgtcatctcatctgaaggtacatcagcgactTCATACTGgggaaaggccattcacctgttcagactgtgggaaaggattcatacAGTCATTCCACCTAcaaacacaccagtcagttcacactggggagagtccattcacctgctcagactgtgggaaaggattcacttttcCATCTCaagtgaaggtacatcagcaaattcacactggggagaggccattcactttctcagactgtgggaaaggattcactcagtcatctcatctacagagacaccagcgagttcacactgggtag